The Athene noctua chromosome 15, bAthNoc1.hap1.1, whole genome shotgun sequence genome contains a region encoding:
- the RPS2 gene encoding small ribosomal subunit protein uS5: MADDAGAAGGAGAARGGFRGGFGTGLRGRGRGRGRGRGRGRGARGGKAEDKEWIPVTKLGRLVKDMKIKSLEEIYLFSLPIKESEIIDFFLGSSLKDEVLKIMPVQKQTRAGQRTRFKAFVAIGDYNGHVGLGVKCSKEVATAIRGAIILAKLSIVPVRRGYWGNKIGKPHTVPCKVTGRCGSVLVRLIPAPRGTGIVSAPVPKKLLMMAGIDDCYTSARGCTATLGNFAKATFDAISKTYSYLTPDLWKETVFTKSPYQEFTDHLAKTHTRVSVQRTQAAAVATT, encoded by the exons ATGGCGGACGACGCCGGTGCTGCGGGAGGTGCAGGAGCGGCCCGAGGGGGCTTCCGCGGCGGCTTCGGGAccgggctgcggggccgcgggcgcGGCCGCGGTAGGGGCCGAGGGAGAGGCCGTGGGGCTCGTGGAGGCAAGGCCGAAGATAAGGAA TGGATTCCTGTCACTAAGCTTGGTCGCCTGGTTAAAGATATGAAGATCAAGTCTCTTGAGGAGATCTATCTCTTCTCACTTCCGATCAAG GAGTCAGAGATCATTGATTTCTTCCTGGGGTCTTCTCTGAAAGATGAAGTTTTGAAGATCATGCCTGTCCAGAAGCAGACTCGTGCTGGTCAGCGCACCAGGTTTAAG GCTTTTGTTGCTATCGGGGACTACAACGGCCACGTAGGTCTTGGTGTTAAATGCTCTAAAGAAGTTGCCACTGCTATTCGTGGAGCAATTATTCTGGCTAAATTATCCATTGTGCCAGTACGACGAGGCTATTGGGGGAACAAGATCGGCAAGCCCCACACCGTGCCTTGCAAG GTCACCGGCCGCTGTGGGTCTGTCCTGGTGCGGCTGATCCCAGCCCCCCGTGGTACAGGGATCGTGTCTGCCCCCGTCCCCAAGAAGCTGCTGATGATGGCTGGTATCGATGACTGTTATACCTCGGCCAGGGGCTGCACTGCCACCCTCGGCAACTTCG CTAAAGCCACCTTCGATGCCATCTCCAAGACCTACAGTTACCTGACCCCTGACCTCTGGAAAGAGACTGTGTTCACCAAGTCTCCTTATCAG gAGTTCACTGATCATCTGGCAAAGACCCACACCAGAGTCTCAGTGCAGAGAACCCAGGCAGCTGCTGTGGCAACAACTTAA
- the NDUFB10 gene encoding NADH dehydrogenase [ubiquinone] 1 beta subcomplex subunit 10, producing MPEDRNWEAYKVPPTRTPVSERTTSVPNPVPFIQTVFNYVIDAPVTFVREWIERQQAKNKFYYYHQKFRRVPDLSECLEDDYLCFFEAEAQWKRDRMVDQEIVEIIRERLGACNQREGPNRLQNCAKEAEQLVQVTKAYQDKYGDLGVHGNARTCLMKQKHRMMEERKAQANASQET from the exons atgCCGGAGGACAGGAACTGGGAGGCGTACAAGGTGCCCCCGACCCGCACCCCCGTCTCCGAGAGGACCACGTCGGTGCCCAACCCGGTCCCTTTCATCCAGACCGTCTTCAACTATGTCATCGACGCGCCCGTCACCTTCGTCCGAG AGTGGATCGAGCGCCAGCAGGCCAAGAACAAGTTCTACTATTACCACCAGAAGTTTCGCCGTGTGCCTGACCTGAGCGAGTGTCTGGAGGATGACTACCTCTGCTTCTTCGAGGCCGAAGCACAGTGGAAGAGGGACAG GATGGTTGATCAGGAAATCGTGGAGATAATCCGGGAAAGGCTGGGCGCATGCAATCAGAGAGAAGGACCCAACCGGTTACAGAACTGCGCCAAGGAGGCAGAGCAGCTGGTGCAGGTCACCAAGGCCTACCAGGACAAAT ATGGTGATCTTGGTGTCCATGGAAATGCAAGAACATGCCTGATGAAGCAGAAGCACAGGATGATGGAGGAGAGGAAGGCACAAGCAAATGCGTCTCAAGAGACCTAA
- the RPL3L gene encoding ribosomal protein uL3-like, with translation MSHRKFSAPRHGHLGFLPHKRSRRHRGKVKTWPKDDPSKPVHLTAFLGYKAGMTHTVREVHRPGLKISKREEVEAVTIIETPPMVVVGVVGYIETPKGLRNFKTVFAEHISDECRRRFYKNWHKSKKKAFTKYCKKWQDEDGKRQLEKDFAAMKKYCKVIRVIVHTQMKLLPLRQKKAHVMEIQLNGGTVAEKVDWVRERLEKQVSVHNVFSQNEMIDVIGVTKGHGMKGVTSRWHTKKLPRKTHKGLRKVACIGAWHPARVGYSIARAGQKGYHHRTELNKKIYRVGRGIHVEDGKVVKNNASTHYDITEKTITPLGGFPHYGEVNNDFLMLKGCVVGPKKRVLTLRKSLLVHTSRRAQEAIELKFIDTTSKFGHGCFQTAQEKRAFMGPQKKHLVKGKPSTQEGP, from the exons ATG TCCCACCGCAAGTTCTCTGCTCCCAGGCATGGCCACCTGGGCTTCCTACCCCACAAGAGAAGCCGTCGCCACCGAGGAAAGGTGAAGACATGGCCTAAGGATGATCCCAGCAAACCAGTCCACCTAACAGCTTTCCTGGGCTACAAAGCTGGCATGACGCACACTGTGCGGGAGGTGCACAGGCCTGGGCTCA AGATCTCCAAGAGGGAAGAGGTGGAGGCCGTGACCATCATTGAGACCCCGCcgatggtggtggtgggggtcGTGGGGTACATAGAAACACCAAAGGGCTTGAGGAATTTCAAGACTGTTTTTGCTGAGCACATCAGCGATGAGTGCCGACGGCGCTTCTACAAGAACTG GCACAAGAGCAAGAAGAAGGCGTTCACCAAGTACTGCAAGAAATGGCAGGATGAGGATGGCAAGAGGCAGCTGGAGAAGGATTTTGCGGCGATGAAAAAGTACTGCAAGGTCATTCGTGTCATTGTGCACACGCAG ATGAAGCTGCTCCCGCTGCGGCAGAAGAAGGCCCACGTGATGGAGATCCAGCTGAACGGCGGGACGGTGGCTGAGAAGGTTGACTGGGTTCGTGAGAGGCTGGAGAAGCAGGTTTCCGTGCACAATGTCTTCAGCCAGAATGAGATGATTGATGTCATTGGCGTGACCAAGGGGCACGGGATGAAAG GGGTGACGAGCCGTTGGCACACCAAGAAACTTCCCAGGAAGACACACAAGGGCTTGCGCAAAGTTGCCTGTATTGGAGCCTGGCACCCAGCCCGGGTTGGCTACTCCATCGCTCGGGCTGGCCAGAAGGGCTACCACCACCGCACGGAGCTCAACAAGAAG ATTTACCGTGTTGGCCGTGGGATCCACGTGGAGGATGGCAAAGTGGTGAAGAACAACGCCTCGACGCACTACGATATCACCGAGAAGACCATTACACCTCTG ggtggctttCCTCACTATGGGGAGGTCAACAACGACTTCCTCATGCTGAAAGGCTGCGTCGTGGGCCCGAAGAAGCGTGTTCTCACCCTCCGTAAG TCCCTTCTGGTGCATACAAGCCGCCGGGCTCAGGAAGCCATTGAACTCAAATTCATTGATACTACTTCCAAGTTTGGCCATGGCTGCTTCCAGACAGCTCAGGAGAAGCGGGCTTTCATG GGCCCTCAGAAGAAACATTTGGTGAAAGGGAAGCCAAGCACGCAGGAAGGGCCGTAA
- the LOC141966607 gene encoding testis-expressed protein 2-like isoform X1, translating to MRAMADQAAAAADASPTLAPSPGSPQRGDTDGLTAHPTGTREDSGGRDVCGLVFTVDGDTKPSPSPQPRGMLLADFPRAPQPRLSPAKSRTAPSSPSVSPSESRAALLRLREARLEDTKRRLSEAVQEPLNRLSRLMAEESSPVPRAKAGAGGQETGSSPGQMGGRRAGGHRAQDWSPWEPTLNCRYEICSYGDVIQVVEVAQQDVEPQLRPPKEPPPARPGGTVPGRALASIALLAYGYFVLPLPPYAAGLCLGLLCGLVLGFLAVLLLVPKPPLVTRGPQGCLRPKLLPGELQETHHLQGWMNQLHVYDPELFHPSLTHSVLAVLDGATLKLSYPKSNIPRRATFEEEILDPVFISHRCYNLTDAKVFLCPPSLARKRTWNKKYPICILLPDPADVESRSSEEQDVELQRDEGTKKALVPGQDVPGDCRERCLYLFGRTGREKEEWYQHLVRASRQTPSSSHGEARAGVGPALQSSGSSSGGSAEDIPSTVPPKELAGSIRQIFLDYSTYMARFVPAQGGGSLDRSPSHGALGSPTPTKVSGTNPALGAGHERYTEADRPCVEPFPVLGFIFSLPAHGSWSSQAVVQGSPWPVGPTAHGATSLQGLVASVPLQLIEDTGGRSEASCMAWMNALVGRIFWDFLRERYWAEQVSSKIQKKLSKIKLPYFMNELTLTELDMGTSIPSVLSASNPTINDRGLWVDIEVTYSGSLQMTLETKMNLCKLGKESAAEESGPAEAGGEGARPRLILLADSDAESSSAGSSDEEDVTAAEPTGALGERVPPPGTEGHIGSNSTSRKILRFVDKIAKSKYFQKATENEFIKKKIEEVSNTPLLLTVEVQELAGTLAVNIPPPPTDRVWYSFRVPPQLELKVRPKLGEREVTFLHVTEWIEKKLQHEFQKILVMPNMDDLIIPIMRSGLDPQPTTVGLSQDPLAKGDKRL from the exons ATGCGAGCGATGGCAGACcaggctgcggcggcggcggacGCCTCTCCAACCCTGGCACCATCCCCGGGCTCGCCTCAGCGCGGGGATACCGATGGCCTAACGGCCCATCCCACCGGCACCAGGGAGGACAGCGGCGGCCGGGATGTCTGCGGGCTTGTTTTCACCGTGGATGGGGACACAAAGCCATCCCCCTCACCCCAGCCCAGGGGGATGCTCCTGGCTGACTTCCCGcgggccccccagccccggctgaGTCCGGCCAAGTCCCGCACGGCCCCGTCCTCCCCCAGCGTCTCCCCGTCGGAGAGCCGTGCCGCCCTGCTCCGGCTGCGCGAGGCCAGGCTGGAGGACACCAAGAGGCGGCTGTCGGAGGCCGTGCAGGAGCCCCTCAACCGGCTCAGCCGGCTCATGGCCGAGGAGAGCAGCCCTGTACCCCGGGCGAAggcgggtgctggggggcaggagacaggcagcagccctgggcaGATGGGGGGCCGTAGGGCTGGGGGACACCGGGCGCAGGACTGGAGTCCCTGGGAGCCCACCCTGAACTGCCGCTACGAGATCTGCTCCTACGGGGACGTGATCCAGGTGGTGGAGGTGGCACAGCAGGATGTCGAACCCCAGCTACGACCCCCCAAGGAGCCACCGCCAGCACGGCCGGGGGGCACGGTGCCAGGCAGAGCCCTCGCCTCCATCGCCCTCCTTGCCTATGGCTACTTTGTCCTGCCCCTGCCGCCCTACGCCGCCGGCCTCTGCCTGGGGCTCCTCTGCGGGCTGGTGCTGGGCTTCCTCGCCGTCCTCCTCCTCGTGCCAAAGCCTCCACTGGTGACACGGGGACCACAGGGCTGCCTGCGCCCCAAGCTGCTCCCGGGGGAGCTGCAGGAAACCCACCACCTCCAG GGCTGGATGAACCAGCTGCACGTCTATGACCCCGAGCTCTTCCACCCCTCACTCACACACTCGGTGCTCGCCGTGCTGGATGGGGCCACTCTCAAGCTCTCCTACCCCAAGAGCAACATCCCACGCCGAGCCACCTTCGAGGAGGAAATCCTCGACCCTGTCTTCATCAGCCACCGCTGCTACAACCTGACCGACGCCAAG GTCTTCCTCTGTCCCCCCAGCCTGGCCCGAAAGCGGACGTGGAACAAGAAATACCCCATCTGCATCCTCCTCCCTGACCCGGCAGATGTGGAGAGCAGGAGCAGCGAGGAGCAGGATGTGGAGCTGCAGAGGGATGAAGGCACAAAGAAGGCACTGGTACCGGGGCAGGACGTCCCGGGGGATTGCAGGGAGAGGTGCCTGTACCTCTTCGGGCGGAcaggcagggagaaggaggagtgGTACCAGCACCTCGTGCGAGCCTCCCGCCagacacccagcagcagccacggCGAGGCCAGGGCAG GCGTGggaccagctctgcagagcagtggcagcagcagcggggGGAGCGCCGAGGACATTCCCTCCACTGTCCCACCCAAGGAGCTGGCGGGAAGCATCCGACAGATTTTCTTGGATTACAGCACCTACATGGCCCGATTCGTGCCAGCGCAGGGTGGGGGCAGCCTGGACCGGAGCCCCTCTCATGGAGCACTGGGCAGCCCCACACCCACAAAGGTGAGTGGGACAAACCCAGCACTGGGAGCGGGACATGAGCGCTACACAGAGGCTGACAGACCCTGCGTGGAGCCATTTCCAGTCCTGGGGTTCATCTTCTCCCTCCCAGCACACGGCAGTTGGAGCAGTCAAGCCGTGGTGCAGGGGAGCCCCTGGCCAGTGGGTCCCACTGCTCATGGGGCCACCTCACTCCAGGGGCTTGTGGCTTCTGTCCCTCTGCAGCTCATTGAGGACACAGGCGGGCGAAGCGAGGCATCGTGCATGGCCTGGATGAACGCGCTGGTGGGGCGCATCTTCTGGGACTTCCTCCGGGAGCGATACTGGGCTGAGCAAGTGTCCAGCAAGATCCAGAAGAAGTTGAGCAAGATCAAG CTCCCTTATTTCATGAATGAGCTGACACTAACAGAGCTGGACATGGGCACATCCATCCCCTCAGTCCTCAGCGCCTCCAACCCCACCATCAATGACCGAG ggctctggGTGGACATAGAGGTGACCTACAGCGGCTCGTTGCAGATGACGCTGGAGACGAAGATGAACCTCTGCAAGCTGGGGAAGGAGAGTGCTGCAGAGGAGAGTGGCCCGGCAGAGGCAGGCGGAGAGGG GGCCAGGCCACGGCTGATCCTGCTGGCAGACAGCGATGCAGAGTCGTCCAGCGCCGGCTCCTCCGACGAGGAAGACGTCACCGCTGCAGAGCCCACGGGAGCCCTGGGGGAGAGGGTCCCACCGCCTGGCACCGAGGG CCACATCGGCAGCAACAGCACGAGCCGGAAGATCCTGCGCTTTGTGGATAAGATTGCCAAGTCCAAGTACTTCCAGAAAGCCACTGAAAATGAGTTCATCAAAAAGAAGATCGAGGAGGTTTCTAACACACCGCTGCTGCTGACggtggaggtgcaggagctggcaggCACCCTGGCCGTGAACATTCCCCCACCACCAACGGACCGTGTCTG GTACAGCTTCCGAGTCCCACCTCAGCTGGAGCTGAAGGTGCGCCCAAAgttgggggagagggaggtgacCTTCCTCCATGTCACCGAGTGGATCGAGAAGAAGCTGCAGCATGAATTTCAG aaaattttggTGATGCCAAACATGGACGATCTCATCATTCCCATCATGCGCTCTGGCCTGGATCCTCAGCCAACCACTGTGGGACTGTCCCAGGACCCCCTGGCCAAGGGGGACAAAAGGCTCTGA
- the LOC141966607 gene encoding testis-expressed protein 2-like isoform X2: MRAMADQAAAAADASPTLAPSPGSPQRGDTDGLTAHPTGTREDSGGRDVCGLVFTVDGDTKPSPSPQPRGMLLADFPRAPQPRLSPAKSRTAPSSPSVSPSESRAALLRLREARLEDTKRRLSEAVQEPLNRLSRLMAEESSPVPRAKAGAGGQETGSSPGQMGGRRAGGHRAQDWSPWEPTLNCRYEICSYGDVIQVVEVAQQDVEPQLRPPKEPPPARPGGTVPGRALASIALLAYGYFVLPLPPYAAGLCLGLLCGLVLGFLAVLLLVPKPPLVTRGPQGCLRPKLLPGELQETHHLQGWMNQLHVYDPELFHPSLTHSVLAVLDGATLKLSYPKSNIPRRATFEEEILDPVFISHRCYNLTDAKVFLCPPSLARKRTWNKKYPICILLPDPADVESRSSEEQDVELQRDEGTKKALVPGQDVPGDCRERCLYLFGRTGREKEEWYQHLVRASRQTPSSSHGEARAGVGPALQSSGSSSGGSAEDIPSTVPPKELAGSIRQIFLDYSTYMARFVPAQGGGSLDRSPSHGALGSPTPTKLIEDTGGRSEASCMAWMNALVGRIFWDFLRERYWAEQVSSKIQKKLSKIKLPYFMNELTLTELDMGTSIPSVLSASNPTINDRGLWVDIEVTYSGSLQMTLETKMNLCKLGKESAAEESGPAEAGGEGARPRLILLADSDAESSSAGSSDEEDVTAAEPTGALGERVPPPGTEGHIGSNSTSRKILRFVDKIAKSKYFQKATENEFIKKKIEEVSNTPLLLTVEVQELAGTLAVNIPPPPTDRVWYSFRVPPQLELKVRPKLGEREVTFLHVTEWIEKKLQHEFQKILVMPNMDDLIIPIMRSGLDPQPTTVGLSQDPLAKGDKRL; the protein is encoded by the exons ATGCGAGCGATGGCAGACcaggctgcggcggcggcggacGCCTCTCCAACCCTGGCACCATCCCCGGGCTCGCCTCAGCGCGGGGATACCGATGGCCTAACGGCCCATCCCACCGGCACCAGGGAGGACAGCGGCGGCCGGGATGTCTGCGGGCTTGTTTTCACCGTGGATGGGGACACAAAGCCATCCCCCTCACCCCAGCCCAGGGGGATGCTCCTGGCTGACTTCCCGcgggccccccagccccggctgaGTCCGGCCAAGTCCCGCACGGCCCCGTCCTCCCCCAGCGTCTCCCCGTCGGAGAGCCGTGCCGCCCTGCTCCGGCTGCGCGAGGCCAGGCTGGAGGACACCAAGAGGCGGCTGTCGGAGGCCGTGCAGGAGCCCCTCAACCGGCTCAGCCGGCTCATGGCCGAGGAGAGCAGCCCTGTACCCCGGGCGAAggcgggtgctggggggcaggagacaggcagcagccctgggcaGATGGGGGGCCGTAGGGCTGGGGGACACCGGGCGCAGGACTGGAGTCCCTGGGAGCCCACCCTGAACTGCCGCTACGAGATCTGCTCCTACGGGGACGTGATCCAGGTGGTGGAGGTGGCACAGCAGGATGTCGAACCCCAGCTACGACCCCCCAAGGAGCCACCGCCAGCACGGCCGGGGGGCACGGTGCCAGGCAGAGCCCTCGCCTCCATCGCCCTCCTTGCCTATGGCTACTTTGTCCTGCCCCTGCCGCCCTACGCCGCCGGCCTCTGCCTGGGGCTCCTCTGCGGGCTGGTGCTGGGCTTCCTCGCCGTCCTCCTCCTCGTGCCAAAGCCTCCACTGGTGACACGGGGACCACAGGGCTGCCTGCGCCCCAAGCTGCTCCCGGGGGAGCTGCAGGAAACCCACCACCTCCAG GGCTGGATGAACCAGCTGCACGTCTATGACCCCGAGCTCTTCCACCCCTCACTCACACACTCGGTGCTCGCCGTGCTGGATGGGGCCACTCTCAAGCTCTCCTACCCCAAGAGCAACATCCCACGCCGAGCCACCTTCGAGGAGGAAATCCTCGACCCTGTCTTCATCAGCCACCGCTGCTACAACCTGACCGACGCCAAG GTCTTCCTCTGTCCCCCCAGCCTGGCCCGAAAGCGGACGTGGAACAAGAAATACCCCATCTGCATCCTCCTCCCTGACCCGGCAGATGTGGAGAGCAGGAGCAGCGAGGAGCAGGATGTGGAGCTGCAGAGGGATGAAGGCACAAAGAAGGCACTGGTACCGGGGCAGGACGTCCCGGGGGATTGCAGGGAGAGGTGCCTGTACCTCTTCGGGCGGAcaggcagggagaaggaggagtgGTACCAGCACCTCGTGCGAGCCTCCCGCCagacacccagcagcagccacggCGAGGCCAGGGCAG GCGTGggaccagctctgcagagcagtggcagcagcagcggggGGAGCGCCGAGGACATTCCCTCCACTGTCCCACCCAAGGAGCTGGCGGGAAGCATCCGACAGATTTTCTTGGATTACAGCACCTACATGGCCCGATTCGTGCCAGCGCAGGGTGGGGGCAGCCTGGACCGGAGCCCCTCTCATGGAGCACTGGGCAGCCCCACACCCACAAAG CTCATTGAGGACACAGGCGGGCGAAGCGAGGCATCGTGCATGGCCTGGATGAACGCGCTGGTGGGGCGCATCTTCTGGGACTTCCTCCGGGAGCGATACTGGGCTGAGCAAGTGTCCAGCAAGATCCAGAAGAAGTTGAGCAAGATCAAG CTCCCTTATTTCATGAATGAGCTGACACTAACAGAGCTGGACATGGGCACATCCATCCCCTCAGTCCTCAGCGCCTCCAACCCCACCATCAATGACCGAG ggctctggGTGGACATAGAGGTGACCTACAGCGGCTCGTTGCAGATGACGCTGGAGACGAAGATGAACCTCTGCAAGCTGGGGAAGGAGAGTGCTGCAGAGGAGAGTGGCCCGGCAGAGGCAGGCGGAGAGGG GGCCAGGCCACGGCTGATCCTGCTGGCAGACAGCGATGCAGAGTCGTCCAGCGCCGGCTCCTCCGACGAGGAAGACGTCACCGCTGCAGAGCCCACGGGAGCCCTGGGGGAGAGGGTCCCACCGCCTGGCACCGAGGG CCACATCGGCAGCAACAGCACGAGCCGGAAGATCCTGCGCTTTGTGGATAAGATTGCCAAGTCCAAGTACTTCCAGAAAGCCACTGAAAATGAGTTCATCAAAAAGAAGATCGAGGAGGTTTCTAACACACCGCTGCTGCTGACggtggaggtgcaggagctggcaggCACCCTGGCCGTGAACATTCCCCCACCACCAACGGACCGTGTCTG GTACAGCTTCCGAGTCCCACCTCAGCTGGAGCTGAAGGTGCGCCCAAAgttgggggagagggaggtgacCTTCCTCCATGTCACCGAGTGGATCGAGAAGAAGCTGCAGCATGAATTTCAG aaaattttggTGATGCCAAACATGGACGATCTCATCATTCCCATCATGCGCTCTGGCCTGGATCCTCAGCCAACCACTGTGGGACTGTCCCAGGACCCCCTGGCCAAGGGGGACAAAAGGCTCTGA